From one Halosimplex rubrum genomic stretch:
- the gcvPB gene encoding aminomethyl-transferring glycine dehydrogenase subunit GcvPB, producing the protein MSDETPDDAAPDGGAPEPEAGGDAEDHAPEAGTLYDQARWTDDGEYEPLLAEKDSTEVEIGDDSPLPDDLTRDSLELPALAEPELARHYTRLSGMNYGVDSGPFPLGSCTMKYNPKFTERAAALPEAAVHPDRSAASVQGTLELQAELQDYLGRIGGMDAVTLQPPAGAAGEFTGIRIAAAYHEANGDDRTEVVIPDSAHGTNFATAAMAGFDVVELPSAEDGRVDIDALEAAVGEDTAALMLTNPNTLGLFERDIERVAEIVHDAGGLLYYDGANLNALLGRARPGDMGFDVMHYNVHKTFATPHGGGGPGAGPVGVTEELAEFLPTPHVREQGDDSGYERYEPDRSIGKVHGFSGNWLVLVRAFAYIARLGDAGLADASARAVLNANYLASQIDYEVPYGPFHHEFVASAGEQDAADAAKRMLDYGVHPPTTKWPEIVDEALMTEPTEAESRGSLDDLAAAFDAVAAEDDATLEAAPERTAARRIDQVTAARDPRLSWHALED; encoded by the coding sequence ATGAGCGACGAGACGCCCGACGACGCCGCTCCCGACGGCGGGGCGCCCGAGCCGGAGGCCGGCGGTGACGCCGAGGACCACGCCCCCGAGGCGGGGACGCTGTACGACCAGGCGCGCTGGACCGACGACGGCGAGTACGAACCCCTGCTGGCCGAGAAGGACTCCACCGAAGTCGAGATCGGCGACGACTCGCCGCTGCCCGACGACCTGACGCGGGACTCGCTGGAACTCCCGGCCCTCGCCGAACCCGAACTCGCCCGCCACTACACGCGGCTGTCGGGGATGAACTACGGGGTCGACAGCGGGCCGTTCCCGCTCGGTTCCTGTACCATGAAGTACAACCCCAAGTTCACCGAGCGGGCCGCGGCGCTGCCCGAGGCGGCGGTCCACCCCGACCGCTCGGCGGCGAGCGTCCAGGGCACGCTGGAACTGCAGGCCGAGCTACAGGACTACCTCGGACGGATCGGCGGGATGGACGCGGTGACGCTCCAGCCGCCCGCGGGCGCCGCGGGGGAGTTCACCGGCATCCGCATCGCCGCCGCCTACCACGAGGCCAACGGCGACGACCGGACGGAAGTGGTCATCCCGGACAGCGCCCACGGGACGAACTTCGCGACGGCGGCGATGGCCGGCTTCGACGTGGTCGAACTCCCCAGCGCCGAGGACGGCCGCGTCGACATCGACGCGCTGGAGGCGGCCGTGGGCGAGGACACCGCGGCGCTGATGCTCACCAACCCCAACACGCTCGGGCTGTTCGAGCGCGACATCGAGCGCGTCGCCGAGATCGTCCACGACGCGGGCGGGCTGCTGTACTACGACGGCGCGAACCTCAACGCCCTGCTCGGCCGGGCGCGGCCGGGCGACATGGGCTTCGACGTGATGCACTACAACGTCCACAAGACGTTCGCGACACCCCACGGCGGCGGCGGCCCCGGCGCCGGCCCCGTCGGCGTCACCGAGGAGCTCGCCGAGTTCCTGCCGACGCCGCACGTCAGAGAACAGGGGGACGACAGCGGCTACGAGCGCTACGAGCCCGACCGCTCGATCGGCAAGGTCCACGGCTTCTCGGGCAACTGGCTCGTCCTCGTGCGCGCGTTCGCCTACATCGCCCGCCTGGGCGACGCGGGGCTGGCCGACGCCAGCGCCCGGGCGGTGCTCAACGCCAACTACCTCGCCTCGCAGATCGACTACGAGGTGCCCTACGGGCCGTTCCACCACGAGTTCGTCGCGAGCGCGGGCGAGCAGGACGCCGCCGACGCCGCCAAGCGGATGCTCGACTACGGCGTCCACCCGCCGACGACGAAGTGGCCCGAGATCGTCGACGAGGCGCTGATGACCGAGCCCACCGAGGCCGAGTCCAGGGGCTCGCTCGACGACCTCGCGGCCGCGTTCGACGCGGTCGCCGCCGAGGACGACGCGACGCTCGAAGCCGCGCCCGAGCGGACCGCGGCCCGGCGGATCGACCAGGTGACCGCGGCGCGCGACCCGCGGCTCTCCTGGCACGCGCTCGAGGACTGA
- a CDS encoding DUF7838 family putative zinc beta-ribbon protein has translation MSETITHECPVCESEQEFYQAASMKVHIGEKVKWHCWECDYGFVRIDHTVDTSETPA, from the coding sequence ATGAGCGAGACCATCACCCACGAGTGTCCGGTCTGTGAGAGCGAGCAGGAGTTCTACCAGGCGGCCAGCATGAAAGTCCACATCGGCGAGAAGGTCAAGTGGCACTGCTGGGAGTGCGACTACGGCTTCGTCCGCATCGACCACACCGTCGACACCAGCGAGACGCCGGCGTAG
- a CDS encoding cob(I)yrinic acid a,c-diamide adenosyltransferase: MKIYTGRGDEGQTDLRDMSRVSKANPRIEAYGTVDEVNATVGSVRPTGHDDVDDLLREVQNHLHVAQADFANPDPDEDDPRVREDHVAAVEDSIDEFDAELDPLEHFVLPGGSEAGARLHRARAVCRRAERRAVAFADAEDGVNERALVYLNRLSDLLFTLARVVNRREGVPEEQPTY; this comes from the coding sequence ATGAAGATATACACGGGCCGCGGCGACGAGGGACAGACGGACCTGCGGGACATGTCCCGCGTCTCGAAGGCCAACCCGCGCATCGAGGCCTACGGCACCGTCGACGAGGTCAACGCGACGGTCGGGTCGGTCCGGCCGACCGGCCACGACGACGTAGACGACCTGCTGCGCGAGGTGCAGAACCACCTCCACGTCGCCCAGGCGGACTTCGCCAACCCCGACCCCGACGAGGACGACCCCCGCGTCCGCGAAGACCACGTCGCGGCGGTCGAGGACAGCATCGACGAGTTCGACGCGGAACTCGACCCGCTGGAGCACTTCGTCCTCCCCGGCGGCTCCGAGGCGGGTGCGCGACTCCACCGGGCGCGCGCCGTCTGCCGACGCGCCGAGCGCCGCGCGGTCGCGTTCGCCGACGCCGAGGACGGCGTCAACGAGCGCGCGCTCGTCTACCTCAACCGCCTCTCCGACCTCCTCTTCACGCTCGCCCGCGTCGTCAACCGGCGCGAGGGCGTCCCCGAGGAGCAGCCGACGTACTGA
- a CDS encoding PAS domain S-box protein gives MGARVLAVGPERDRPWVDDLEADGWDVVSAASTRAAVSALRTGDVACVVIERAGDAGADGGVDPLDALAGVREFGYDQPVLVTTAEPDGDLAAGATRLGVTEYVPRSTVDESLADRVRAHLPDPDAATRRATEPDGEPSEVTGGPRSDAARGTSTAAIEETAEALDAVSDGLYVLDLQGNFAVVNESLAAMAGRDADALVGEHVSSITTEAAAERVFPAVRRVVRGETTSETIETTVVPDDGEPFPAEDNLTAVEEGGEVVGVAGVLRDVTDKRERTRELERYESIIEAVDDGVYALDDEGRFEVVNDALVELTGYDREELLGEHTAIVKDDQTVQRAENKLRDLIHGNAVETTFDLDLVRESGEPVDAEDHMVMLSDEDGEFAGTAGVIRDITDRKERERELRAAREQFAELLDTSRALLGAHSTERVGEIVVDAVAHTLGFDMNVVRIYDGERDRLVPLAASDSDAVAVDDRPDYAVGEGGPGRAFETGEIRHAPDDLAIAPPEMPGGAVEVLYVPLGDQGAVSIGATEPGAFDGRARELAEILAANAAVALDRVAYESELVRYRTVIENVQDMVYVADDEGRFSLVTDPLSTWLGVDRADLVGRPVAAVLADPTALDAAADAVSDGADSRVLEVDFERVDGASLPAEIEVSPLPAEETAGTVGVVRDRTELVETRERLETQRDRFTYLFDNLPDAVVESAHVDGEPVVTAVNDAFTDVFGYDAATITGESLNEFVLPGDEYESGRDLDRRAAEGETVQSEVRRRTADGYRDFLFRGIPYDTGDETINSFGIYTDITDQKERERRLQVLNRVLRHNLRNDINVVLGYAEMIASRVDDETVDEWAETLIDTASEVASLGDRARSLDRTMREGALRDHEVGVGSVVDAVVSEYRREHAEARIETDVDDARVVGDGRIELALTELIENSVEYGGERVHIRVETDRTEGRVDLRVDDDGPGIPDYERTVVDESSEITQLEHGSGLGLWIVRWVVDSCGGRLRFEESDLGGTAVVLSLTPAESSDA, from the coding sequence ATGGGAGCGAGGGTGCTGGCGGTCGGTCCGGAGCGCGACCGTCCCTGGGTCGACGACCTCGAGGCCGACGGGTGGGACGTAGTGTCGGCCGCGTCGACGCGGGCGGCGGTCTCGGCGCTCAGAACGGGAGACGTGGCCTGCGTCGTGATCGAACGGGCGGGCGACGCCGGAGCCGACGGCGGCGTCGACCCGCTGGACGCGCTCGCCGGCGTCCGCGAGTTCGGGTACGACCAGCCGGTGCTGGTGACCACTGCGGAACCGGACGGGGACCTCGCCGCGGGCGCGACCCGACTCGGCGTCACCGAGTACGTCCCGCGGTCGACGGTCGACGAGTCGCTGGCCGACCGCGTCCGGGCGCATCTGCCGGACCCCGACGCCGCGACCCGCCGAGCGACCGAACCCGACGGCGAGCCGAGCGAGGTGACCGGGGGTCCCCGGAGCGACGCGGCCCGGGGCACCTCGACGGCCGCCATCGAGGAGACGGCGGAGGCGCTCGACGCCGTCAGCGACGGGCTGTACGTCCTCGACCTCCAGGGCAACTTCGCCGTCGTCAACGAGTCGCTGGCGGCGATGGCCGGCCGCGACGCCGACGCGCTGGTCGGCGAGCACGTCTCGTCGATCACGACCGAAGCGGCCGCCGAGCGGGTCTTCCCGGCCGTCCGACGAGTGGTCCGCGGGGAGACGACCTCCGAGACCATCGAGACGACGGTCGTCCCCGACGACGGCGAGCCGTTCCCGGCGGAGGACAACCTGACGGCCGTCGAGGAGGGCGGTGAGGTGGTCGGCGTCGCGGGGGTGCTCCGGGACGTGACCGACAAGCGCGAGCGGACCCGCGAGCTCGAACGCTACGAGTCGATCATCGAGGCGGTCGACGACGGCGTCTACGCGCTCGACGACGAGGGCCGCTTCGAGGTGGTCAACGACGCGCTGGTCGAGTTGACCGGCTACGACCGCGAGGAGTTGCTGGGCGAACACACCGCGATCGTCAAAGACGACCAGACCGTCCAGCGCGCGGAGAACAAGCTCCGGGACCTGATCCACGGCAACGCCGTCGAGACGACCTTCGACCTGGACCTGGTCCGGGAGTCGGGGGAGCCGGTCGACGCGGAGGACCACATGGTGATGCTGTCCGACGAGGACGGCGAGTTCGCCGGGACCGCGGGCGTCATCCGCGACATCACCGACAGGAAAGAACGCGAACGCGAACTCCGCGCGGCCCGCGAGCAGTTCGCCGAGCTGCTCGACACGTCGCGAGCGTTGCTGGGCGCCCACAGCACCGAGCGCGTCGGCGAGATCGTCGTCGACGCCGTCGCACACACGCTGGGGTTCGACATGAACGTCGTCCGCATCTACGACGGCGAGCGCGACCGCCTCGTCCCGCTCGCGGCCTCTGACAGCGACGCCGTCGCGGTCGACGACCGGCCGGACTACGCGGTCGGCGAGGGCGGCCCGGGGCGGGCGTTCGAGACGGGCGAGATCCGACACGCGCCCGACGACCTGGCCATCGCTCCGCCGGAGATGCCCGGCGGGGCCGTCGAGGTGCTGTACGTCCCGCTGGGCGACCAGGGGGCCGTGAGCATCGGCGCGACCGAGCCCGGCGCCTTCGACGGGCGCGCGCGCGAGCTGGCGGAGATCCTCGCCGCGAACGCGGCGGTCGCGCTCGACCGCGTCGCCTACGAGTCGGAACTCGTCCGCTACCGGACGGTCATCGAGAACGTTCAGGACATGGTGTACGTCGCCGACGACGAGGGGCGCTTCTCGCTGGTGACCGACCCGCTGTCGACGTGGCTCGGCGTCGACCGCGCGGACCTGGTCGGCCGGCCGGTCGCCGCGGTGCTCGCCGACCCCACCGCCCTCGACGCGGCGGCCGACGCGGTGAGCGACGGGGCGGACAGCCGCGTGCTGGAGGTCGACTTCGAACGGGTCGACGGCGCGTCGCTCCCGGCGGAGATCGAGGTGTCGCCGCTCCCCGCCGAGGAGACCGCGGGCACCGTCGGCGTGGTCCGCGACCGGACCGAGCTCGTCGAGACCCGCGAGCGACTGGAGACCCAGCGCGACCGGTTCACCTACCTCTTCGACAACCTCCCGGACGCCGTCGTCGAGTCGGCCCACGTCGACGGCGAGCCGGTCGTCACCGCCGTCAACGACGCCTTCACCGACGTGTTCGGGTACGACGCGGCGACGATCACCGGCGAATCGCTCAACGAGTTCGTCCTCCCGGGAGACGAGTACGAGAGCGGCCGCGACCTCGACCGCCGGGCCGCCGAGGGCGAGACCGTCCAGAGCGAGGTCCGCCGCCGGACCGCCGACGGCTACCGCGACTTCCTCTTCCGGGGGATCCCCTACGACACCGGCGACGAGACGATCAACAGTTTCGGCATCTACACCGACATCACCGACCAGAAAGAGCGCGAGCGCCGACTGCAGGTGCTCAACCGCGTCCTCCGGCACAACCTCCGCAACGACATCAACGTCGTGCTGGGCTACGCGGAGATGATCGCCTCGCGGGTCGACGACGAGACCGTCGACGAGTGGGCCGAGACGCTCATCGACACCGCCTCCGAGGTGGCCTCGCTCGGCGACCGCGCGCGGTCGCTCGACCGCACGATGCGCGAGGGGGCGCTGCGTGACCACGAGGTCGGCGTCGGGTCCGTGGTCGACGCCGTCGTCTCCGAGTACCGTCGCGAACACGCCGAGGCCCGGATCGAGACCGACGTGGACGACGCCCGGGTCGTCGGCGACGGCCGGATCGAGCTCGCGCTGACGGAACTGATCGAGAACAGCGTCGAGTACGGCGGCGAGCGCGTCCACATCCGCGTCGAGACCGACCGGACGGAGGGGCGAGTCGACCTCCGCGTCGACGACGACGGCCCCGGGATCCCCGACTACGAGCGCACCGTCGTCGACGAGTCGTCGGAGATCACGCAGCTCGAACACGGCAGCGGACTCGGACTCTGGATCGTCCGCTGGGTCGTCGACTCCTGTGGCGGCCGCCTGCGATTCGAGGAGAGCGACCTCGGCGGGACCGCCGTCGTCCTCTCGCTGACGCCGGCCGAGTCGTCCGACGCGTGA